Part of the Sulfurimonas denitrificans DSM 1251 genome is shown below.
AAAGAGTTTTTACATGTAGAGCTAACTGAATCGCTAAAGAGGTTAGAAGTTAGTAGCATTGGGTGCTACCTTATTCATAACCCTGAATATTACATTCTAGATGCAATAAATAAAAACATCTCAAAAGATGATAGATTGGATGAGATGTATAGAAGAATTGAAAATGCTTTTATTGGGCTAGAAGAGGAGATACGAGACTCTAGAATCTTATCTTATGGTATTAGCTCAAATAGTTTTTCACTCTTAGGCTCAGATGATGAGTTTTTACCCTATGAAGACCTTTTAACTTTGGCTCAAAATGCAGCAACAATAGTTGGAAATCAAAAGCATAGTTTTACAACAATCCAGCTCCCTATAAACATATTAGAAACAGAGGGGCTAAAATGCGCTGCTTGGGCAAAACAAAACGGGCTTAGAGTTTTAGCTAATAGACCTCTTAATGCAAAGTATAAAAACAGAATGTATCGTTTAGCAGATTATAAAGAGAGCAGAGAATATTATCACTACTTTAATGAACTTATAGAGTTTTGTGATAGGGATGAGTTAAGAGCACTATATAACCTTTTAGAAGAGATGGAAGCTACAAAACATAAATTTGACTGGATTGGTAGTTATGATATTTTTCTATTTACGCAGATAATTCCTCATATAAAAAAGAGTTTAGAAAGATTTGAGTCAGAGGAAGTTGAGGATATCATAAACACAATTAGATTATATTTAGTAGAGTATCGTAAAATGGTTGAGTATGAGTGTTCAGTGCGTACAAGAGATGAATTAAAACAATTTTTTAAAGAGTCTCATCTTTTAATGCAAGAGATTGCAATAAAGTTTTTAATGAAATGTGAAAATGTCGATTATGTTATTGTTGGTATGAGAAAGCCTCTTTATGTGTATGAAATCCTTTCTTTAAGAGTATAAGTGATATTTTTTATCACTTGTTAAGCGATATTTCCATATCTTATGAATACAATAAATGAAGA
Proteins encoded:
- a CDS encoding aldo/keto reductase; amino-acid sequence: MSNFAFGTYRISDLNPQHVEALREAIESGVDLIDTSSNYMDGGAQRAIAAAMRAVESDKKNEVEIVSKFGYIQGSSLLEYRENFADKKYSKDVVKYSEDCYHCISKEFLHVELTESLKRLEVSSIGCYLIHNPEYYILDAINKNISKDDRLDEMYRRIENAFIGLEEEIRDSRILSYGISSNSFSLLGSDDEFLPYEDLLTLAQNAATIVGNQKHSFTTIQLPINILETEGLKCAAWAKQNGLRVLANRPLNAKYKNRMYRLADYKESREYYHYFNELIEFCDRDELRALYNLLEEMEATKHKFDWIGSYDIFLFTQIIPHIKKSLERFESEEVEDIINTIRLYLVEYRKMVEYECSVRTRDELKQFFKESHLLMQEIAIKFLMKCENVDYVIVGMRKPLYVYEILSLRV